One Engystomops pustulosus chromosome 7, aEngPut4.maternal, whole genome shotgun sequence DNA window includes the following coding sequences:
- the PRR5L gene encoding proline-rich protein 5-like, with translation MTGSQTLLPYFTVQFNKMGSFRRPRPRFMSSPALSDLPRFYAGRQSVQLNSSAMWNSVQNAVINVFKGGGLQANELYSLNENIRHLLKSELGSFITDYFQNQLLSKGLALMEEKVKLYEGENRVLILSELWDHFFMEILPTLQAIFYPVQGQELTIRQIALLGFRDAVLLKVNLERTLPLMKSPVPPPILQMLLVLQGIHEPSGPSDGYLKLEDLVKMVVSPYLAAYGDRSCSHNSAPCILDHRFSKCHLRSDSAPYTPLGGSSLPAERCLSPLTEQEGEAYLEKCGSIRRHTVANVHTDIQLLAMASIMHPRSEEAELSSSCLLLQPSFTQRQFSSEPNIVDCPSEMLQDSSEDSSPSPS, from the exons ATGACTGGGAGTCAGACCCTGCTGCCGTACTTCACGGTGCAGTTCAACAAGATGGGGTCATTCCGGCGCCCTCGCCCGCGCTTCATGAGCTCCCCGGCGCTCAGCGACCTGCCACGGTTCTACGCCGGCCGACAGTCCGTGCAGCTCAACTCCAGCGCCATGTGGAACAG CGTGCAGAACGCCGTCATCAACGTGTTCAAGGGAGGAGGGCTGCAGGCGAACGAACTGTACTCCCTCAACGAGAACATCAG ACATTTGCTGAAAAGTGAACTGGGTTCGTTTATCACTGATTACTTTCAG AATCAGCTCCTGTCCAAGGGTCTGGCGTTAATGGAGGAGAAAGTCAAGCTGTACGAAG GTGAGAACCGCGTCTTGATTCTTTCTGAATTGTGGGATCATTTCTTCATGGAGATCCTGCCGACGCTCCAGGCCATCTTCTATCCGGTGCAG GGCCAGGAGCTCACGATCCGGCAGATTGCTCTCCTCGGCTTCAGGGATGCGGTTCTGTTAAAGGTGAACCTGGAGCGGACGCTGCCGCTGATGAAGTCACCGGTTCCTCCCCCGATCCTGCAGATGCTGCTGGTGCTTCAG ggcatccatGAGCCCTCGGGACCCAGTGATGGTTACCTGAAGCTGGAGGATCTGGTGAAGATGGTGGTATCTCCGTATCTGGCAGCGTATGGGGACAGGAGCTGCAGCCACAATAGCGCCCCCTGTATTCTAG ATCATCGATTCTCTAAATGTCACCTAAGATCGGACTCCGCCCCCTACACGCCCCTTGGGGGCTCCTCCCTTCCGGCTGAGCGCTGCCTCTCCCCCCTCACCGAGCAGGAGGGGGAGGCGTATTTGGAGAAATGTGGAAGCATCAGAAGACACACAGTGGCCAATGTCCACACGGACATCCAACTCCTGGCGATGGCGTCCATCATGCACCCCCGATCCGAGGAGGCGGAGCTTTCCAGCTCCTGTCTGCTACTGCAGCCATCTTTCACCCAGCGCCAGTTCAGCAGCGAACCAAATATTGTGGACTGTCCATCAGAGATGCTCCAGGACAGCTCGGAGGACAGCAGCCCATCCCCCAGCTga